From Aquila chrysaetos chrysaetos chromosome 3, bAquChr1.4, whole genome shotgun sequence, the proteins below share one genomic window:
- the CROT gene encoding peroxisomal carnitine O-octanoyltransferase isoform X1 has protein sequence MEKQVLESSEERTFQYQDSLPSLPVPPLDESLSKYLDAVKPFLNQEEYQRTEDIVKKFESGIGKELHQKLLERAKTRRNWLEDWWLNVAYLDLRISTQIHCNIGGPGPYIEHCWPPKEGTQIERACVNIWHTLKYWDLLRAEKVAVERSGNAVLDMSQFRMLFCTCKIPGVTRDSIGSYFKTETEGECPSHLIVLCRGRVFAFDAIHEGSMVTPPEIFRQLAYIQKRCHSEPDGPGLAALTSSERTKWAELREYLIDLDPKNLTLLEKIQRSLFVVCLDDSSPHATPEDYTEVARLGLTGDPTVRWGDKSYNSIFFSNGTCSAFCDHSPLDAMALITMFSYAEKKIIENEGKWKGSDKVRDIPWPEELVFTVDQKIINEIGHAKELYYKKVSDLQLVSYAFTSFGKALVKKKKLHPDTFVQLALQLAYYKCHGRPGCCYETAMTRRFYHGRTETIRPCTVEALEWCKSMLDPSESAYQRLQLMQKAFAKHNKMRKECENGKGFDRHLLGLLLIAQEQGLPVPELYVDHAFTASGGGGNFVLSTSLTGYTRFCGSALPMVDHGYGFFYSIRDDSFWSFERDQRLLFVLQKQLHPQLTLNQSLCPLEALLHTFFHSSKNSFPFYILPQGLTLL, from the exons ATGGAAAAGCAAGTGCTTGAATCCTCTGAGGAGCGAACGTTTCAGTACCAAGattctctgccttccctgccaGTACCTCCTCTTGATGAATCTTTAAGCAAATACCTTGATGCAG TGAAGCCATTTCTAAATCAAGAAGAATATCAAAGAACTGAGGATATAgttaaaaaatttgaaagtgGGATTGGGAAAGAGTTGCATCAGAAATTACTGGAAAGAGCTAAAACGAGAAGGAATTGG ctggaGGACTGGTGGCTGAATGTTGCTTATCTTGATCTTCGCATATCAACGCAAATACACTGTAATATTGGAGGCCCCGGTCCCTATATTGAACACTGCTGGCCACCAAAAGAGGGCACTCAGATAGAAAGAGCATGTGTAAATATATGGCACACCCTGAAATACTGGGATCTATTACGAGC AGAGAAGGTGGCTGTAGAGAGATCTGGGAATGCTGTTCTGGACATGAGCCAATTTCGAATGCTCTTCTGCACTTGTAAAATTCCTGGAGTTACCAGAGACTCAATCggcagttattttaaaactg agacTGAAGGTGAATGCCCATCTCACTTAATTGTCCTGTGTCGAGGTCGAGTGTTTGCATTTGATGCTATACACGAAGGCAGTATGGTGACTCCTCCAGagattttcag GCAACTTGCATATATACAGAAAAGATGTCATAGTGAACCAGATGGACCAGGACTGGCAGCCCTAACAAGCAGTGAAAGGACAAAATGGGCAGAG TTACGTGAATATTTGATTGATCTTGATCCAAAGAACTTaactcttctggaaaaaattcagagaagtTTGTTTGTGGTCTGCCTTGATGATTCTAGTCCCCATGCAACTCCTGAGGACTACACTGAG GTTGCAAGGCTGGGGCTAACAGGTGATCCGACTGTACGCTGGGGAGATAAATCCTACAATAGCATATTCTTTTCCAATGGAACCTGTAGCGCATTCTGTGAT CATTCTCCTTTAGATGCCATGGCTTTAATTACCATGTTTTCTTATGCTGAAAAGAAGATTATTGAAAATGAGGGAAAATGGAAG GGATCAGATAAAGTGAGGGATATTCCATGGCCAGAAGAACTTGTATTCACAGTGGATcaaaaaattataaatgaaattGGACATGCTAAAGAGCTGTATTACAAAAAG GTATCTGACTTGCAGCTAGTGAGTTATGCCTTTACATCCTTTGGCAAAGCATtggtgaaaaagaagaaacttcatCCCGATACATTTGTGCAGCTTGCCCTTCAGCTTGCTTATTACAAATGCCATGGACG acCGGGCTGCTGTTATGAAACTGCCATGACCAGGCGTTTCTATCATGGCCGTACAGAGACTATAAGACCATGTACTGTGGAAGCACTGGAATGGTGCAAGTCCATGCTGGATCCTTCTGAAAGT GCTTACCAACGACTACAGCTGATGCAGAAGGCATTTGCAAAGCAcaataaaatgaggaaagaatGTGAGAATGGAAAAG GCTTTGATCGTCATCTTCTGGGTCTCCTACTCATAGCACAGGAGCAAGGACTGCCGGTGCCAGAACTTTACGTGGATCATGCCTTCACAGCTAG TGGAGGAGGTGggaattttgttctttcaacTAGTCTGACTGGCTACACTAGGTTTTGTGGATCTGCACTCCCTATGGTAGATCATGGCTAtggctttttttattcaatCAGAGATGACAG TTTTTGGAGTTTTGAGAGAGATCAGAgattattatttgttttacagaaacaacTGCATCCTCAGCTAACACTGAACCAGTCTCTTTGCCCTCTGGAAGCTCTGTTGCATACTTTTTTCCACAGTAGCAAGAACAGTTTCCCTTTTTATATCCTTCCTCAAGGCCTGACACTTCTCTGA
- the CROT gene encoding peroxisomal carnitine O-octanoyltransferase isoform X2, whose product MEKQVLESSEERTFQYQDSLPSLPVPPLDESLSKYLDAVKPFLNQEEYQRTEDIVKKFESGIGKELHQKLLERAKTRRNWLEDWWLNVAYLDLRISTQIHCNIGGPGPYIEHCWPPKEGTQIERACVNIWHTLKYWDLLRAEKVAVERSGNAVLDMSQFRMLFCTCKIPGVTRDSIGSYFKTETEGECPSHLIVLCRGRVFAFDAIHEGSMVTPPEIFRQLAYIQKRCHSEPDGPGLAALTSSERTKWAELREYLIDLDPKNLTLLEKIQRSLFVVCLDDSSPHATPEDYTEVARLGLTGDPTVRWGDKSYNSIFFSNGTCSAFCDHSPLDAMALITMFSYAEKKIIENEGKWKGSDKVRDIPWPEELVFTVDQKIINEIGHAKELYYKKVSDLQLVSYAFTSFGKALVKKKKLHPDTFVQLALQLAYYKCHGRPGCCYETAMTRRFYHGRTETIRPCTVEALEWCKSMLDPSESAYQRLQLMQKAFAKHNKMRKECENGKGFDRHLLGLLLIAQEQGLPVPELYVDHAFTASGGGGNFVLSTSLTGYTRFCGSALPMVDHGYGFFYSIRDDRIVINCSSWKSCPETDAEMLARTVFQCFQDMLQLTVAAQL is encoded by the exons ATGGAAAAGCAAGTGCTTGAATCCTCTGAGGAGCGAACGTTTCAGTACCAAGattctctgccttccctgccaGTACCTCCTCTTGATGAATCTTTAAGCAAATACCTTGATGCAG TGAAGCCATTTCTAAATCAAGAAGAATATCAAAGAACTGAGGATATAgttaaaaaatttgaaagtgGGATTGGGAAAGAGTTGCATCAGAAATTACTGGAAAGAGCTAAAACGAGAAGGAATTGG ctggaGGACTGGTGGCTGAATGTTGCTTATCTTGATCTTCGCATATCAACGCAAATACACTGTAATATTGGAGGCCCCGGTCCCTATATTGAACACTGCTGGCCACCAAAAGAGGGCACTCAGATAGAAAGAGCATGTGTAAATATATGGCACACCCTGAAATACTGGGATCTATTACGAGC AGAGAAGGTGGCTGTAGAGAGATCTGGGAATGCTGTTCTGGACATGAGCCAATTTCGAATGCTCTTCTGCACTTGTAAAATTCCTGGAGTTACCAGAGACTCAATCggcagttattttaaaactg agacTGAAGGTGAATGCCCATCTCACTTAATTGTCCTGTGTCGAGGTCGAGTGTTTGCATTTGATGCTATACACGAAGGCAGTATGGTGACTCCTCCAGagattttcag GCAACTTGCATATATACAGAAAAGATGTCATAGTGAACCAGATGGACCAGGACTGGCAGCCCTAACAAGCAGTGAAAGGACAAAATGGGCAGAG TTACGTGAATATTTGATTGATCTTGATCCAAAGAACTTaactcttctggaaaaaattcagagaagtTTGTTTGTGGTCTGCCTTGATGATTCTAGTCCCCATGCAACTCCTGAGGACTACACTGAG GTTGCAAGGCTGGGGCTAACAGGTGATCCGACTGTACGCTGGGGAGATAAATCCTACAATAGCATATTCTTTTCCAATGGAACCTGTAGCGCATTCTGTGAT CATTCTCCTTTAGATGCCATGGCTTTAATTACCATGTTTTCTTATGCTGAAAAGAAGATTATTGAAAATGAGGGAAAATGGAAG GGATCAGATAAAGTGAGGGATATTCCATGGCCAGAAGAACTTGTATTCACAGTGGATcaaaaaattataaatgaaattGGACATGCTAAAGAGCTGTATTACAAAAAG GTATCTGACTTGCAGCTAGTGAGTTATGCCTTTACATCCTTTGGCAAAGCATtggtgaaaaagaagaaacttcatCCCGATACATTTGTGCAGCTTGCCCTTCAGCTTGCTTATTACAAATGCCATGGACG acCGGGCTGCTGTTATGAAACTGCCATGACCAGGCGTTTCTATCATGGCCGTACAGAGACTATAAGACCATGTACTGTGGAAGCACTGGAATGGTGCAAGTCCATGCTGGATCCTTCTGAAAGT GCTTACCAACGACTACAGCTGATGCAGAAGGCATTTGCAAAGCAcaataaaatgaggaaagaatGTGAGAATGGAAAAG GCTTTGATCGTCATCTTCTGGGTCTCCTACTCATAGCACAGGAGCAAGGACTGCCGGTGCCAGAACTTTACGTGGATCATGCCTTCACAGCTAG TGGAGGAGGTGggaattttgttctttcaacTAGTCTGACTGGCTACACTAGGTTTTGTGGATCTGCACTCCCTATGGTAGATCATGGCTAtggctttttttattcaatCAGAGATGACAG GATTGTTATCAACTGTTCTTCTTGGAAATCATGTCCAGAGACTGATGCAGAAATGCTTGCTAGAACGGTGTTCCAGTGTTTTCAGGACATGCTACAATTAACAGTTGCAGCTCAGCTGTAA
- the LOC115339418 gene encoding uncharacterized protein LOC115339418, translating to MSSAGCACNPGGVPSGPEPSCGPRLALGGSWPSCFLGGEELRSLPGRFCGAGLGQTGGFLCRLLQWCVGEGLVGCDLQLHRSGGTHRPPAVRLSGNWSGPHIPEQTPHHMVKHCLYQERHIRSAESRLPSLMRSLLSETPASTALWYTEGVSATCMCTWVMCDGELWLSPEISPSPTVAGRRGCSEELPSPEEFLTKDWQLERMVRLYGVS from the coding sequence ATGTCCTCCGCGGGCTGTGCTTGTAACCCCGGTGGCGTCCCCAGCGGGCCTGAGCCCAGCTGCGGGCCCCGGCTGGCCCTGGGGGGCTCGTGGCCCTCCTGCTTTTTGGGTGGGGAAGAGCTCAGGAGTCTGCCGGGACGTTTCTGTGGCGCAGGTCTGGGCCAGACCGGTGGGTTCCTGTGCCGCCTGTTGCAGTGGTGTGTGGGAGAGGGGCTTGTGGGGTGTGACTTGCAGCTCCACAGGAGTGGGGGTACGCACAGACCACCAGCAGTGAGACTGAGTGGGAATTGGAGCGGTCCTCACATCCCGGAGCAAACGCCGCACCACATGGTGAAGCACTGCTTGTACCAAGAAAGGCACATAAGGTCTGCCGAGTCCCGCTTGCCATCGTTAATGAGGTCTCTGCTTTCAGAGACGCCTGCCAGTACTGCCCTTTGGTACACTGAAGGGGTCTCTGCCACCTGCATGTGTACGTGGGTGATGTGTGACGGAGAGCTATGGCTCAGCCCAGAGATTTCCCCCTCTCCCACTGTTGCTGGGCGACGTGGCTGCTCTGAAGAGCTCCCAAGCCCTGAGGAGTTCCTGACGAAGGACTGGCAGCTCGA